The Pyrococcus horikoshii OT3 genome includes a window with the following:
- a CDS encoding cell wall-binding repeat-containing protein, with protein sequence MKRIPSLIIGLLLILATWHSVLAINDNYDLIIVRNDDLIDYLISLPYSHLINAPILPVNPKELDPVTKAQLYSYIQLGRDKVLIIGNTNAVSLDVEKELRDMGFSVTRIGGADRAETAEKLALHFYQNGSKVVILASAWDYGSTLAAAEFAMEYKCPILLTWENQLSPSALRGIEKLNAKIVILVGFGINETIEKTLEGMGYETYWIGRDIEPPPIETTTSSPPQSSGSKSFFLGMIVTLIILAPVILYLWRRRSERMSEFLEQFNEKELAVLKAIMERGGEVKQEDLPRIVGYSRPTISRIVQDLEKKGIVEREKSGKTFIVRVIKKIKID encoded by the coding sequence GTGAAAAGGATTCCGTCTTTAATTATTGGACTCCTGCTCATCCTTGCTACTTGGCATTCTGTTCTCGCTATCAATGATAATTACGACTTGATAATTGTAAGGAACGATGATCTAATCGATTACCTGATCTCACTACCTTATTCTCATTTAATAAACGCTCCTATTTTGCCAGTTAATCCAAAAGAGCTGGATCCTGTAACTAAGGCTCAACTTTACTCTTACATTCAGTTGGGAAGAGATAAAGTCCTCATAATCGGGAATACGAACGCTGTAAGCTTAGACGTTGAGAAAGAGTTAAGAGATATGGGATTCTCAGTCACGAGAATAGGAGGGGCCGATAGAGCAGAAACAGCAGAAAAATTAGCGTTGCACTTTTATCAGAACGGGAGTAAAGTGGTAATACTAGCCAGCGCCTGGGATTATGGATCAACCCTAGCGGCCGCTGAGTTTGCCATGGAATACAAATGTCCAATTTTGCTAACGTGGGAGAATCAGCTCTCTCCAAGCGCCCTTCGTGGAATTGAAAAGCTCAATGCAAAGATAGTGATCCTGGTTGGATTTGGAATAAATGAAACGATAGAAAAAACACTTGAAGGAATGGGATATGAAACCTACTGGATCGGTAGGGATATAGAGCCTCCACCAATAGAAACGACTACTTCTTCTCCACCTCAATCCTCAGGATCAAAGTCTTTTTTCCTTGGTATGATTGTTACACTCATAATCTTAGCTCCCGTGATCCTATACCTATGGAGGAGGAGAAGTGAGAGAATGTCAGAATTTTTAGAGCAATTCAATGAAAAAGAGCTAGCCGTATTGAAGGCCATTATGGAACGGGGGGGAGAGGTTAAGCAGGAAGACCTTCCCAGGATAGTTGGTTATTCCAGGCCAACGATAAGTAGGATAGTCCAAGATTTAGAGAAAAAGGGCATAGTAGAGAGAGAAAAAAGTGGAAAGACCTTTA
- a CDS encoding 30S ribosomal protein S6e — protein sequence MTTFKLVISDPKSGIAKQIEISGANAEKLIGKKIGDQIPVKELGLDLKALFGKDFPEDVKMEIRGGTDKDGFPMRPDIHGPRRVRILLSKGPGFRPKEKGERRKKTVRGNTISPEIVQVNVKLVY from the coding sequence ATGACCACGTTCAAACTCGTAATTTCAGATCCAAAGAGTGGTATTGCTAAGCAAATAGAGATCAGTGGGGCAAATGCTGAGAAGCTCATAGGAAAGAAGATAGGAGATCAAATACCCGTAAAAGAGCTTGGATTAGACCTTAAGGCCCTCTTCGGCAAGGACTTTCCAGAGGATGTTAAGATGGAGATAAGGGGAGGAACGGATAAGGATGGCTTCCCAATGAGACCTGACATTCACGGGCCAAGGAGGGTAAGGATACTCCTATCAAAGGGCCCAGGATTTAGGCCAAAGGAAAAAGGCGAGAGAAGAAAGAAAACCGTTAGGGGAAACACCATTAGTCCTGAGATAGTTCAGGTGAATGTTAAACTGGTCTATTGA
- a CDS encoding DUF2110 family protein, whose translation MEVIIPQKIYGDRSGFDKLNKKLKSLLGDLDVKWKISVTKKQWVKIQVEGEDSEISTNLIREEFGEIPYSLSKVNEGDVLVGRFIELGKVGYGAYVDIGILSPRPKDALLPLYWLKRTFGEKPVRQMIREFGWVDYLPVEVFVNKVEKLAQEIEVYLTDRWVKKIKGWTSDNHDKLFIVGTISENIERALVETGHSRDVKRIEELGLMETMLILKRGTHAPGIIKEIGPYIRSAKIGAIKFPHEEGKQ comes from the coding sequence ATGGAAGTTATCATCCCCCAAAAGATCTATGGGGATAGAAGTGGATTTGACAAGCTCAATAAGAAGTTAAAATCACTTCTCGGAGATTTGGATGTCAAGTGGAAGATTTCCGTTACCAAGAAGCAGTGGGTAAAAATACAGGTTGAGGGTGAAGATTCTGAGATCTCTACTAATCTAATAAGGGAGGAGTTTGGTGAGATCCCCTATTCATTATCCAAGGTCAATGAAGGAGACGTGCTAGTGGGGAGGTTTATAGAACTAGGAAAAGTTGGATATGGTGCTTACGTTGACATTGGGATACTAAGTCCAAGGCCAAAAGATGCCCTTCTTCCCCTTTATTGGCTTAAGAGAACGTTTGGAGAAAAGCCGGTAAGGCAGATGATTAGAGAATTCGGTTGGGTGGATTACCTACCTGTTGAAGTTTTCGTCAATAAAGTTGAAAAGCTAGCCCAGGAGATTGAGGTTTACCTAACAGATAGATGGGTCAAAAAGATCAAGGGATGGACAAGCGATAATCACGATAAGCTCTTCATTGTAGGTACAATAAGTGAGAACATAGAAAGGGCCCTCGTAGAGACTGGACACAGTAGGGATGTTAAAAGGATTGAGGAGCTGGGATTGATGGAAACTATGCTGATCCTAAAGAGGGGAACCCATGCTCCAGGGATAATAAAGGAAATTGGCCCATATATAAGATCCGCTAAAATAGGGGCTATAAAGTTTCCTCATGAGGAAGGGAAGCAATGA
- the tfe gene encoding transcription factor E: protein MSKRNKELLEIGRDIGGDEAVEIIKALEKKGEATDEELAEITGIRVNTVRKILYALYDAKLADFRRVKDDETGWYYYYWHIETKRLPEIIRARKMQELEKLKKMLQEETSEVYYHCGNPDHPKLTFDEAFEYGFVCPICGEILHQYDNSAVIEELKKRIEELEIELGLRAPPKKEKKGKKSKKRSKKSKKK from the coding sequence ATGTCAAAAAGAAACAAGGAATTGCTTGAGATCGGCAGGGACATTGGGGGAGATGAGGCTGTCGAGATAATTAAAGCCTTAGAAAAAAAGGGCGAGGCCACAGACGAAGAATTAGCGGAGATTACAGGGATAAGAGTTAACACAGTTAGGAAAATATTATATGCTCTATATGATGCAAAGCTAGCCGACTTTAGAAGGGTAAAAGATGATGAAACAGGGTGGTATTACTACTATTGGCACATAGAAACAAAAAGATTACCAGAGATAATAAGAGCTAGAAAAATGCAGGAGCTTGAAAAGCTGAAAAAGATGCTTCAGGAAGAGACGAGTGAAGTATATTATCACTGTGGCAATCCGGATCATCCGAAGTTAACATTTGATGAAGCCTTTGAATACGGATTCGTATGCCCAATATGTGGGGAGATCTTACACCAGTATGACAACTCAGCTGTCATTGAGGAGTTAAAGAAAAGGATCGAGGAGTTAGAGATTGAACTCGGACTAAGAGCTCCACCTAAAAAGGAGAAGAAAGGAAAGAAAAGCAAGAAAAGATCCAAAAAAAGCAAGAAAAAGTGA
- a CDS encoding DUF460 domain-containing protein, translating to MTILIIGIDIISENPKKFAVVSWFNGKIEKKGEFTLYRLLKFIRSKRPDIVAIDSVTELGNDLKRFLRELPEGTKLVQVTGRPGEQKSLWSLAREYGIRVGDKFDPYEEAKVSALLASKGVGYEVLAFEDEVLITVTRGRSQGKGGWSQDRYRRRVHSLIQAKVREIEEALRRADIPFDLEIEERDYGVSRGEFRVYAGREELAGLVKPMRGGDVEIRIQPVERKVLEFVPLKAETAIEERKSIIVGLDPGITVGIAAIDLDGNIISVYSEKNMALSEIVRFISELGHPIIVATDVNPAPGLVEKIARSFKAQLFVPRESLKVEEKNELLKNLGISVSDDHQRDALAAAYKAYLRYKPKLEHIEARLKELGLWKKRNEIKALILSGYSLGEAIMKVKTQEKPREEVVTEREESVDIKPYLKRIEELERTVEELERENSELKAIIEEQRKIIEKLERKLEEFDERVRFKVLKEREIRARDERIAILERKLREEKRKVDILARKLAQTKKMRRLELSGKVMPLKALETLTWRDIEKLEEEIGIKKGDVLYVVNPAGAGKRIAEYLINKKIRALISQNQVPAIIAQEFWRERIPILIEGEDINVIRLDEFVVVKRKELERAIEEKIKEFEEEERRKELEGILRVIEEYRIERVKELRRKAEEERKQ from the coding sequence GTGACTATCCTTATTATAGGGATAGATATAATCAGCGAAAATCCAAAAAAATTCGCAGTAGTAAGCTGGTTCAATGGAAAAATTGAGAAAAAGGGAGAATTTACCCTTTACCGACTCTTAAAGTTCATTAGATCAAAAAGACCCGATATCGTTGCAATAGATAGTGTTACCGAGCTTGGTAATGATCTTAAGAGGTTCTTAAGAGAACTTCCTGAGGGGACTAAATTAGTTCAAGTTACGGGAAGGCCAGGAGAACAAAAATCCCTCTGGAGTCTTGCAAGGGAATACGGAATAAGAGTTGGGGACAAGTTTGATCCATACGAGGAAGCAAAAGTTTCGGCCCTTCTAGCCTCGAAGGGAGTAGGATATGAAGTTTTAGCTTTCGAGGATGAAGTGTTAATAACGGTAACTCGTGGAAGAAGCCAGGGAAAAGGAGGATGGAGCCAAGATAGATATAGGAGAAGGGTTCACAGCTTAATCCAGGCAAAGGTCAGGGAAATTGAAGAGGCTTTAAGAAGGGCGGATATTCCATTTGATTTGGAAATTGAGGAAAGAGATTATGGCGTCTCAAGGGGTGAGTTTAGAGTTTACGCTGGTAGAGAAGAGCTAGCAGGGCTTGTAAAACCGATGAGAGGAGGAGATGTTGAGATAAGAATTCAACCCGTTGAGAGAAAAGTGCTGGAATTCGTACCCCTAAAAGCTGAAACCGCAATAGAGGAGAGGAAGAGTATAATAGTGGGATTGGATCCTGGGATAACTGTTGGGATAGCTGCTATAGATCTGGACGGTAACATTATATCCGTTTACAGTGAGAAGAACATGGCCCTAAGTGAGATTGTTAGGTTCATAAGTGAGCTTGGTCATCCCATAATAGTCGCTACCGATGTGAATCCTGCTCCTGGACTCGTTGAAAAAATAGCAAGATCTTTTAAAGCCCAGCTTTTCGTTCCCAGGGAAAGTCTGAAAGTTGAGGAGAAGAACGAGCTTCTGAAAAATTTAGGGATTAGCGTTAGCGATGATCATCAACGAGATGCCTTAGCCGCCGCTTACAAAGCTTATCTAAGATACAAACCCAAGCTGGAGCATATAGAGGCTAGACTCAAGGAACTTGGTCTTTGGAAGAAGAGAAACGAGATAAAAGCCCTAATTCTATCTGGTTACAGCCTAGGAGAAGCTATAATGAAAGTTAAGACCCAGGAGAAACCAAGGGAAGAAGTAGTAACTGAAAGAGAGGAAAGCGTGGATATAAAACCTTACTTAAAGAGAATAGAAGAGCTTGAGAGAACTGTAGAAGAGCTAGAGAGGGAAAACTCTGAGCTTAAGGCTATTATAGAGGAACAGAGAAAAATAATTGAAAAACTTGAAAGGAAGCTCGAGGAATTCGATGAGAGAGTTAGATTTAAGGTCCTTAAGGAGAGGGAAATAAGGGCCAGAGACGAGAGAATTGCAATCCTTGAGAGGAAACTTAGGGAAGAAAAGAGAAAAGTCGATATTCTAGCTAGAAAGTTAGCACAGACAAAGAAAATGAGAAGGCTAGAACTCAGCGGTAAGGTTATGCCACTTAAAGCTTTAGAAACTCTTACTTGGCGAGATATAGAGAAGTTAGAGGAGGAAATAGGCATAAAGAAAGGAGATGTGCTGTACGTTGTAAATCCCGCTGGAGCTGGAAAAAGGATAGCCGAGTATTTGATTAACAAGAAGATAAGGGCGTTGATATCTCAAAACCAGGTGCCAGCTATAATAGCTCAGGAGTTCTGGCGGGAGAGAATTCCAATATTAATAGAAGGGGAAGATATAAACGTTATAAGGCTGGATGAATTCGTTGTCGTTAAAAGAAAAGAACTTGAAAGGGCAATTGAAGAAAAGATAAAAGAATTTGAAGAAGAAGAGAGAAGGAAAGAGCTTGAGGGGATTTTAAGAGTAATAGAAGAGTACAGAATTGAGCGAGTGAAGGAGCTCAGAAGAAAGGCCGAGGAGGAAAGGAAGCAATGA